Below is a window of Candidatus Bathyarchaeia archaeon DNA.
ATGCAGCGAAACTACTGGTTCTATTCAACTCCGCCAAACATTCCGCAAACACTAATGTCAATTTTTTTTTCCGACATGTTCTTCGGCTGGGGGCTACTCTTCACCGCCTACGGCCTGTTCTTGAGCCGAGATAAGCCAGTAACCACGTTCTTTCTCACGACTTTGCCGTTAATGGTGTTAGTGGAAACTATAAACAAAGACTACTCCAGATTTGGACTCTTCATTGCGCCTCTAATCGTGGTATTTCTCGCAACCGGACTACCCGCCTTAACGCGTCGGAACGCGCTTCTAATCGGCGCTTCCCTTTCTCTTGCAATACTAATTGGAAAAGCAGTCACCGTCTTTCCAAACCTTGACTATGAGCACAGAGCGCTAGCTGACCCAGTCAGCATAAGTCTGTTCATCGCGACCTCTCTCCTAGCAACAGCGTTCTTGATCGGACGAAGGCAACCATTTCGTCAGTTTATCCTGCCAAGGGTGGGCGCAAGATTTCGATCCTCGACCTCGAAGGCAGGAATTCGCAAGTTCTTACGTGTCCGTCGAATCGCAGCCATCCTTCTCATTGCCCTTTGCATACCAGTCTTAACATACAACGTCCTGTCTCCGAAATACACGTCTCAGATATACGATAGCGACGTTACTCTTCTGCAGCAGCAGGTTCTTCCCCTCGTCCAAGAGAAATCAATTGTACTGACCGTGGAACTCGTGCACCCCAACTTCGAATTCTACAGAGACGCAACAGTCATACAAATGGCGCAACCTTGGATTCTGGAGAGCTTTCTGAACCTGCATCTCGCCAATGTTACTGCCTTGGTAAACTGGCTTGGCACTAGCGGCGTCCGCTACGTATTCCTGGACAGAGGATTAACGTCTGAGAACACTGACGTGTTCTTGCTTTTCGATCAGCTTTCAGTTTCGTGTCAACAGTATGGCCAGTGTAGGGTTCAGTTTGACAATGGACGGTTCGCGCTGTTCGAAATCAGATTCTAGAAACTGTCTAACGACCTACGTTAACCGATAGATTCGATAAACTCAACAACCTCCTGTTCAGGCCCACCAATGGTTAGCTTGAATTAGCCATGCGGTTTTACCAACAATGAGGCTGACGTCATGCATAACCAACAGAAGCACTTCCTGCCTTCCTGGAAATACGCCCGTCCGACATCCGCCAATACGTCATCAGCATCGCTCGGGCGAAGAGATTATCTGTCGAATTTGATTTGGCTCTTCATTGCCTCTGGAACACTTGTGCATGAGGTCGAGAATTGGCCAACGGTGATACGCTACTACCTATCTCCTAGCAACAGCCAATTCGTTGCAATTCGATTTCGAAATCGTGATGTTTTGCTAGCCCCGAGGGGCTACATATTCGAAGCTATAGCCGGGACACTCTTATCGAATACCTACCGCTTCGGCGGCGCTCCTTCCGTTGTTGTTGACGTTGGAGCCAGTATTGGCGACTTCTCACTTTTGGCTTCCCGAAAAAAGGAAACCCGTGTCTACTCCTACGAGAAAGATTCCGGATACTGCGATTATTTGCGGAAAAACATGGAGCTGAACATGCGACACTCTGTTCGCATCTTTCAGGAGATGGCCGATCGATACACTCTCCGATCGATCATTGAACATGGTGAGGAGACGATAGACTTCCTAAAAATGGATTGCGAGGGCTGCGAGTACGACATGTTGTTACATTGTGCGCCTACAGTCTTGGCTAGAGTTAGAACAATCGCGCTGGAAATTCACGAACGACCGCCGTACACGAAGGCCGGCCTCATCGATCACCTGAAGCGTTGTGGCTTCCAGGTTTCCGAGAGCGAAACATTCTGGCGGGGTCATTACGTCTACGCGTCTCATGAAACCACTAGCTCTGATGTGCACACTCTTGTCGAGGGAGACCAAAAGCCTCGATAGATGATGAAAATAGAGGTCCGGCTCGGGAAAGGCGAAACAGTCCGCCTTGAACGCTCACTGGGAATCAGGCACGGAGCTGAATTGGAATGTCTTTAAGCTCTAAATTCAAGGAGGTTTTCACCGCGATGACTCTATGGGACTCGGACAGAATCCCCCACCGTCTAACTTGTACAGCAAACCCGCTCGCTACTAGAAGGTCTCGTATGGGCGCAACTTCAGCGACATGATGCACTTCGATGTCCAACTTTCCAATCCTTCCTGTAAGAGCGGGAAAACAGGACTGCAATACCTCAAGCTCCAGACCTTCAATATCGAGCTTGACCAAGTCTACATGACTTAATTCGAGTTTCTCGAGAACATCTGGTAGCGTGTAGCACCGTACGTCTGGGGATGAATTGGCACTTAGATCATTATTCGTCAGCTTGTAGTGTGTCGATATCCCATCGTGAGCCTGCATATGAGTTGTCCCCGTAGAGTTTGCTATCGCGAAATTATGTGCCTCGGCATTCGTAAGTCGGTTGAGTTCGATGTTGTTCTTTAGCGCGCCGTAATTTGCCGGATGTGCCTCAATGGCAATTACTCGCAACGAGCGTGGAAGCATGGAAGCGATTCGTGCAGACACCAGCCCGTAGTGAGCACCGACATCCAAGAAGACTTTGTCTTGAGGCGATACAAGACCCAAGCTTTCGCCTCGAAGGAACTCAGTAGCAATATGATAGACGCTGTCTAGGTCGCAATAGAACCGAAGGTTCCCAAAAGGCTGGGTAGCAATGATTCTCAACCCAAAAGACCCGTAAATCGCACGCCGTATCCGGAGTACGACATCACCTACGGAGCGAAATGGTGAGAAATGACTGTCGACGATATAAGACATGAGATAGACCGGTAACACGGGTGCCCAGCGCGGGAAATTTACCAGAAGCAGCGACTCGCACGTAACAAGCTCCCTAAGTCGTCTGCCCAAAAGCGAGAACGTTTCTGGAATCGAAAAACGCGGCGACATCTCCGCTTCAATCGACCACTCTGGGACTTAATTAAGAACAGGGCCATGTCATCGAGGCAATAGGTCCTGCAACTGCGCATATCTCTCGCAATTTCGCGTTCTGGCTGGAGGCCTTCGAAGTGATTACTCAGTAGGCTAACTTAGAGCCCTGTTAAGCAAGTGGCCTAGTTCCTTATTTCGCCTGCTTATGTCGAACGGACTATTCACAAAGGAGTTACCGGTCTTTGTTCGTAGAGAGCGAAGGAGGTTCTCGTCCTCAAGCATGTATGACAAGGCATTGAGATGCCTTACTAAATACTCAGTATCTAGTGACGTTTTCAGAGATTGGGTAAAACCGGGCCTGTACCATAGTGGGGTCAAACAACGATTAGAATACCGAACATCCTTCGGTGGCTCGACCAAGAAACCCGTCTTCCCATCGAACAAGTATTCGGAATTAGCCCATACGTCGTTTGCAATAACGGGGAGACTCTTGGACATCGCTTCGATGAAAGCCATAGTCGGGGTTGAGTGGCAAGGTAGAAGCGCCAGATCTGAGCTAGCCAAGTGGGCAAGTGCGTCGGCCCGGGTGAGTGGGTGTTCAATCATTTCGATCTTAATCCCAAGCGCTCTAAGTTTGGCTACATAAGCCGGGGGACACCATGCCCTAATGACGACAATTATCTTTCTTGCCAACCTAGGTGAGTCTCGCGATAGGCGTTTCAGAATCAGCAAGACGTCTCGCGTACCCTTTACGTAGAAGTTGGACAAATTTTCGAGATGGGAACTTCTATGGGTAGTCATATGGAGGATCCTAACAAAGCCATCAGAGTTGGGTCGCTCTCGTGAATTTCCGGCCCAGATGGTCGCTGGGTAAACGACATGAGACTTATCAGCGGGGAAGAGTTTGCCAAGAACTTTTTTGGAGTTCTCCCTAGCTTTGTTGGACCAACAAAATAGTCCCATACACGAACGGACTTGAAGTCGATTCCCAAGCCATGTCGCCATCGAGCCCGGATCATAGTATCCAGTCAGCGCTGCGACATGTTCGCAGTCTGCTATCCATTTCTTCGATCTCGTTTGAACATGGTTCGCGCAATAAACGATGTCGGCGTATCGCTCAAGCTGGTCCGGACGACTAGTATAGCGGAATGCAAGCTTTTCGATTACAGGTGCAAACGAGTTTGATAGATTCCAGAAAGTCGAGGATGTCTGAATTGCCACATGAAATTGTCTCAGGATGCCCGGTCCTCGGCGGTTGCTGCTCCGTGGAGTAAGTATTCGCCATCCGAGAGGGGGATACGACCCGAAATCCGTATAGTATGAGTGAAGGTTAAACCCTGGTTGTCGAGCCTTAAGATAGAGTAGACTATCGGGGAGCGACAAACACTCACTCTCTAGGTGTCAGCGTCTCTTAAGCGCGTCCTCCGCGAGAAGACAAGGTTTCCTCATAAATTTGAACGTAGGATTTTACCATCGAGTCGAGCCTGAAGTAGTCGTCAATTCTTCTTCGGCCCTCCCGAC
It encodes the following:
- a CDS encoding FkbM family methyltransferase, which translates into the protein MHNQQKHFLPSWKYARPTSANTSSASLGRRDYLSNLIWLFIASGTLVHEVENWPTVIRYYLSPSNSQFVAIRFRNRDVLLAPRGYIFEAIAGTLLSNTYRFGGAPSVVVDVGASIGDFSLLASRKKETRVYSYEKDSGYCDYLRKNMELNMRHSVRIFQEMADRYTLRSIIEHGEETIDFLKMDCEGCEYDMLLHCAPTVLARVRTIALEIHERPPYTKAGLIDHLKRCGFQVSESETFWRGHYVYASHETTSSDVHTLVEGDQKPR
- a CDS encoding FkbM family methyltransferase is translated as MGLVSPQDKVFLDVGAHYGLVSARIASMLPRSLRVIAIEAHPANYGALKNNIELNRLTNAEAHNFAIANSTGTTHMQAHDGISTHYKLTNNDLSANSSPDVRCYTLPDVLEKLELSHVDLVKLDIEGLELEVLQSCFPALTGRIGKLDIEVHHVAEVAPIRDLLVASGFAVQVRRWGILSESHRVIAVKTSLNLELKDIPIQLRA
- a CDS encoding glycosyltransferase, yielding MSLPDSLLYLKARQPGFNLHSYYTDFGSYPPLGWRILTPRSSNRRGPGILRQFHVAIQTSSTFWNLSNSFAPVIEKLAFRYTSRPDQLERYADIVYCANHVQTRSKKWIADCEHVAALTGYYDPGSMATWLGNRLQVRSCMGLFCWSNKARENSKKVLGKLFPADKSHVVYPATIWAGNSRERPNSDGFVRILHMTTHRSSHLENLSNFYVKGTRDVLLILKRLSRDSPRLARKIIVVIRAWCPPAYVAKLRALGIKIEMIEHPLTRADALAHLASSDLALLPCHSTPTMAFIEAMSKSLPVIANDVWANSEYLFDGKTGFLVEPPKDVRYSNRCLTPLWYRPGFTQSLKTSLDTEYLVRHLNALSYMLEDENLLRSLRTKTGNSFVNSPFDISRRNKELGHLLNRALS